From Pelosinus fermentans DSM 17108, the proteins below share one genomic window:
- a CDS encoding biotin/lipoyl-containing protein: MKKFQITFKGQVYELDVEEIGGAASAGKKAVSSPVLPAAPAPAQAPAPKAAPAAVPAGAQTVLAPMPGKILTVNIKPGDSVKRGQVIFILEAMKMQNEIMANQDGKISKVNTAVGQTVSTGDVLAVLG, translated from the coding sequence ATGAAAAAGTTTCAAATTACATTTAAAGGACAAGTATATGAGCTAGACGTTGAAGAAATCGGCGGTGCAGCTTCTGCTGGAAAGAAGGCTGTATCCTCACCTGTTTTGCCAGCTGCTCCTGCGCCGGCCCAAGCTCCAGCGCCTAAGGCTGCTCCCGCAGCGGTTCCTGCTGGTGCGCAAACCGTACTTGCACCAATGCCGGGTAAGATTTTAACTGTAAATATAAAACCAGGGGATTCTGTGAAACGAGGTCAAGTCATTTTTATTCTGGAAGCCATGAAAATGCAAAATGAAATTATGGCAAATCAAGATGGAAAAATATCTAAAGTGAATACGGCAGTTGGTCAAACAGTATCCACTGGGGATGTTTTGGCTGTTCTTGGCTAA
- a CDS encoding sodium ion-translocating decarboxylase subunit beta, with translation MDAFIVSLQAVWNDSGFTAFTSGNAIMIAVGVILLYLAFAKGFEPLLLSPIAFGCILANFPKTGFETDPGLMQLISFGISHEVFPPLIFLGVGAMTDFGPLIARPSVLLLGAAAQIGVFVALIGAMTLGFDVREAAAIGIIGGADGPTAIYLSIKLAPHLLGAIAVAAYSYMSLVPLIQPPIMKLLTTKKEREIVMDQLRPVSKFEKLAFPVVTTIIISLLLPPIASLMGMLMLGNLFRESGVTDRLSDTAQNALINIVTIFLATGTGLTMKAENFLNYQTLLIIALGLVAFAAGTASGVLFGKVMNFFSGGKVNPLIGSAGVSAVPMAARVSQVVGQQSNPGNYLLMHAMGPNVAGVIGTAVAAGTMLAMLK, from the coding sequence ATGGATGCATTTATTGTCTCTCTGCAGGCAGTGTGGAATGATAGCGGTTTTACCGCTTTTACAAGTGGCAATGCGATTATGATTGCTGTTGGTGTGATTTTACTATATTTAGCGTTTGCGAAAGGGTTTGAGCCCCTGCTCTTGTCTCCCATTGCTTTTGGCTGCATTCTGGCGAACTTTCCGAAAACCGGTTTTGAAACAGACCCGGGTTTGATGCAGCTCATTAGTTTTGGTATCTCTCATGAAGTATTTCCACCCCTAATTTTCCTAGGGGTAGGTGCCATGACTGATTTTGGTCCTCTCATTGCTCGTCCGTCTGTACTTTTACTAGGTGCTGCAGCCCAAATTGGTGTTTTTGTTGCATTAATAGGTGCAATGACTCTAGGTTTTGATGTACGAGAAGCCGCCGCTATTGGCATTATTGGCGGCGCGGATGGTCCTACTGCCATATACCTGTCCATCAAGTTGGCTCCTCACCTGCTTGGCGCCATAGCAGTTGCAGCCTATTCCTATATGTCCTTAGTTCCTCTGATTCAACCGCCGATTATGAAATTACTGACTACAAAGAAGGAACGGGAAATTGTCATGGACCAATTACGTCCTGTTTCCAAGTTTGAAAAATTAGCCTTTCCGGTAGTCACGACGATTATTATCAGCCTATTGCTGCCTCCCATTGCATCCCTCATGGGTATGCTGATGTTAGGCAATCTATTTCGCGAGTCTGGTGTTACGGATCGACTTTCTGATACAGCTCAAAATGCATTGATCAACATTGTTACTATTTTCTTGGCAACGGGTACTGGTCTGACAATGAAGGCTGAGAATTTCTTAAATTACCAGACGCTGCTGATCATTGCTTTGGGACTGGTTGCTTTTGCTGCTGGGACTGCTAGCGGTGTACTCTTTGGGAAAGTGATGAACTTTTTCAGCGGCGGTAAGGTTAACCCGCTTATCGGATCTGCAGGTGTATCTGCAGTGCCTATGGCTGCCCGTGTTAGCCAGGTGGTTGGTCAGCAATCCAATCCAGGAAACTATCTATTAATGCATGCCATGGGACCTAATGTAGCTGGTGTAATTGGTACTGCTGTTGCAGCTGGTACCATGCTGGCTATGCTCAAATAA
- a CDS encoding SLC13 family permease, producing MSPAIITLIVLGIVALLFVTEAIPLAIAAMGGAIALGILGVIPITQVFSGLSNSTVILFAGMFVIGGSMFHTGLAQKMGETVVKYAGKSENGLMFAVMLITAVLSAVSSNTGTTAALMPVIIGICAVAKISASRQLMPLAFAAGLGGIITLVGTPPNIIAAGALKAAGFEPFGFFEFAWIGIPLTIAGMVYMMFIGKHLLPKMEISTDQEIEQEIEVSVNDPKKMWISGIILLAVVIVMGLDLKAIPLEIAAIIGAILAVLTGCLKEKQAYHSIDWVTIFLFAGMMPIAAAMEKSGAGKMIADIVVNAMGGSPSPMVVTASLFILSCGLTQFMSNTASTALLAPIGISIAKGIGASPHAVLMAIAVAASCAFATPVGTPPNTLVLGPGGYKFMDYVKAGSGLVLVCFIVSIIIIPMVWPFFPK from the coding sequence ATGTCACCAGCGATAATAACACTTATTGTGTTGGGAATTGTAGCGTTGTTATTTGTTACAGAGGCGATACCTTTGGCTATTGCAGCTATGGGTGGAGCCATTGCCTTAGGTATTCTGGGGGTCATTCCTATAACTCAAGTATTCTCGGGCCTTTCTAACTCCACAGTTATTCTATTCGCAGGTATGTTTGTGATTGGTGGATCTATGTTTCACACTGGTCTCGCCCAAAAGATGGGGGAAACCGTCGTGAAGTATGCCGGTAAGAGTGAAAATGGTTTGATGTTTGCGGTGATGCTTATTACTGCAGTTTTATCAGCTGTTAGCTCCAATACCGGTACAACAGCAGCGCTTATGCCTGTCATTATTGGTATCTGCGCCGTGGCTAAGATTTCAGCCTCTCGTCAGCTTATGCCTCTGGCCTTTGCTGCTGGCTTAGGAGGGATTATAACCCTTGTTGGTACACCCCCTAATATTATTGCGGCTGGTGCGTTAAAAGCTGCCGGCTTTGAGCCTTTTGGCTTTTTCGAATTTGCTTGGATCGGTATTCCCCTTACGATTGCCGGTATGGTATACATGATGTTTATCGGGAAACATTTGTTGCCTAAAATGGAAATTTCAACGGATCAAGAAATTGAACAAGAGATTGAAGTGAGTGTGAATGATCCGAAGAAAATGTGGATTTCGGGTATTATCCTGCTTGCTGTAGTGATTGTTATGGGACTTGATCTTAAAGCAATACCTCTTGAGATCGCTGCCATTATTGGAGCAATTCTTGCTGTGCTTACAGGCTGCTTAAAAGAAAAACAAGCCTATCATAGTATTGACTGGGTAACTATTTTTCTCTTTGCAGGCATGATGCCGATTGCTGCTGCTATGGAAAAAAGCGGGGCAGGCAAGATGATAGCCGATATTGTTGTAAATGCAATGGGAGGAAGTCCATCACCGATGGTAGTGACTGCAAGTCTCTTTATCCTTTCTTGCGGATTGACGCAGTTTATGTCTAATACTGCTTCGACTGCTTTATTGGCACCGATTGGCATTTCTATTGCAAAAGGAATCGGAGCCAGTCCTCACGCTGTATTGATGGCTATTGCCGTTGCTGCATCCTGCGCCTTTGCCACTCCTGTAGGAACTCCGCCGAATACACTGGTGCTTGGTCCTGGTGGATATAAATTTATGGACTATGTGAAAGCTGGGAGCGGTCTTGTTCTTGTCTGCTTTATCGTTTCCATTATTATTATTCCCATGGTATGGCCATTTTTTCCGAAATAA
- a CDS encoding 3'-5' exonuclease: MDFVAIDFETANASRSSVCSMAAVTVENGQIVRSAYSLIRPPMLKFDFRNIQVHGIHPEQVVNKPTFDQLWERIRPHLENKIVIAHNATFDISVLRSILREYSLPVPAFKHACTVQIAKKAWPGGENYKLNTLAQRFQIDFDHHNALHDARTCAQIALLAGQELKSSNFLQMMHLLKLSVKDFV, translated from the coding sequence ATGGATTTTGTTGCAATTGATTTTGAAACGGCCAATGCCAGCCGGTCAAGTGTATGTAGTATGGCGGCTGTAACAGTAGAAAATGGACAGATTGTGCGCTCGGCTTATTCGTTAATTCGACCACCTATGCTAAAGTTTGATTTTCGGAATATACAAGTTCACGGCATACATCCAGAGCAGGTAGTAAATAAGCCAACCTTTGATCAACTGTGGGAAAGAATCCGTCCTCATCTTGAAAATAAGATTGTGATCGCGCACAATGCGACCTTTGATATTAGTGTATTACGAAGTATCTTACGAGAATATTCTTTACCCGTTCCTGCATTTAAACATGCTTGTACGGTTCAAATTGCCAAAAAAGCATGGCCAGGTGGAGAAAACTATAAGTTAAATACCTTGGCCCAGCGTTTTCAGATTGATTTTGATCATCATAATGCTCTGCATGATGCTCGAACTTGTGCTCAAATTGCTCTGCTTGCCGGGCAGGAATTAAAATCAAGTAATTTTTTGCAGATGATGCATTTGTTAAAGCTCTCAGTAAAAGATTTTGTGTAA
- a CDS encoding SLC13 family permease, translating into MEKSLIAVIVFLVAYALIISEKIHRTVTALGGAVLLILFQVINQETAFHHIDFNTIGLLIGMMIMVSIVSQTGLFNYLAIWAAKKVNADPVKLLVSLAILTAVSSALLDNVTTVLLMTPVIFSITAQLKVPPIPYLITEIIASNIGGTATLIGDPPNIMIGSAVKELTFAAFINNLALISCFILVITLGILVLIYRNRLKTTEELKAKVMELDEKKQLQDIPLLKKSLFVLSITIGAFCFHQVLHLESATVALSGAVLLLIMTYAQSEHELERIFHKIEWLTIFFFVGLFILVSGLVETGIISVLAQDLMNLTAGNSVATAMVILWLSAIASAFVDNIPFVATMIPLIKEMGTMGVANLEPLWWSLALGACLGGNGTLIGASANVIVVGLAAQNGHSISFIKYFKVAFPLMILSIVISSVYIYLRYLG; encoded by the coding sequence ATGGAAAAATCACTTATTGCGGTCATTGTGTTTTTAGTGGCATATGCCTTAATTATTTCAGAAAAGATTCATCGTACAGTTACTGCTTTGGGAGGAGCTGTTTTATTAATTCTCTTTCAGGTAATTAATCAAGAAACAGCGTTTCATCATATTGATTTTAATACAATTGGACTTTTGATCGGGATGATGATTATGGTCTCGATTGTTAGTCAAACAGGCTTATTTAATTATTTAGCAATATGGGCAGCTAAAAAAGTGAATGCTGATCCTGTGAAGCTCTTAGTTTCCCTTGCTATTTTAACTGCTGTAAGTTCGGCACTTTTAGACAACGTAACAACGGTGCTTTTAATGACTCCTGTTATTTTCAGCATTACTGCTCAGCTGAAAGTTCCGCCAATACCATATTTAATTACGGAAATCATTGCATCAAATATTGGCGGTACAGCAACTTTGATTGGCGATCCTCCCAATATTATGATTGGCAGTGCCGTGAAAGAGTTAACATTTGCAGCATTTATTAATAATTTAGCATTGATTTCATGCTTCATTCTGGTTATTACATTAGGGATATTGGTGCTTATTTATCGCAATCGTCTGAAGACTACGGAGGAACTTAAAGCGAAAGTAATGGAACTGGATGAGAAAAAGCAACTTCAAGATATTCCTTTGCTTAAAAAATCGTTGTTTGTCCTTTCAATTACTATCGGCGCTTTCTGCTTTCATCAGGTTCTTCATTTAGAGTCGGCTACGGTTGCCCTTTCCGGAGCAGTATTATTATTAATAATGACCTATGCCCAATCAGAACATGAGCTGGAAAGGATTTTTCACAAAATTGAATGGTTAACGATTTTCTTCTTCGTTGGCTTATTTATCCTGGTGTCTGGATTAGTTGAGACGGGTATTATTTCTGTATTAGCCCAAGATCTAATGAATTTAACGGCAGGTAATTCCGTGGCTACTGCAATGGTGATCTTGTGGCTGAGTGCGATTGCTTCGGCTTTTGTTGATAATATTCCCTTTGTGGCTACGATGATTCCCCTTATCAAAGAAATGGGAACCATGGGCGTTGCTAATCTTGAACCTCTCTGGTGGAGCTTAGCCCTAGGAGCTTGTCTAGGAGGAAATGGTACATTAATTGGAGCTAGCGCTAATGTGATTGTTGTTGGGCTAGCCGCACAAAATGGTCATAGCATTTCTTTTATAAAATACTTTAAAGTGGCATTTCCGTTAATGATATTATCAATTGTGATTTCTAGTGTATATATTTATTTAAGATATCTTGGATAA